One genomic window of Polyangium aurulentum includes the following:
- a CDS encoding type I polyketide synthase: MGGQVESTDALLRRALVELKEMRARLKAAEQARTEPIAVIGIGCRFPGGANDPAGFWSRLRDGVDAVTEVPPDRWDVDAFYDPDAGAAGKANTRWGAFLEGVDQFDPSFFGLSRREAAAMDPQQRLLLEVCWEAFENAGLRPERVAGTQTGVFLGLCNSDYFRLLRDPPARGGTGIANSIAANRISYFFNLRGPSLVVDTACSSSLVAVDLACESLRGGGSSLAVAGGVNVILSPDLIISFSHAGMMAPDGRCKTFDARGDGYVRGEGCGVVILKRLSDALADGDNVLALIRGSATNQDGRSNGLTAPSVVAQAALIRSALDKARVSPRQISLIEAHGTGTSLGDPIEVEALKATYGEAGSTGKGCVLGSVKTNIGHLESAAGIAGLIKAVLCLQHEAIPPHLHFQSLNPNISLDGTPFQITTELLPWPRGEERRLAAVSSFGFGGTNAHMILEEAPLPPARPTNAIERPAHLFMISARSEAALRALASRYAQRITADEHLADVCYTANTGRASFAHRLAAVADASATLKDQLERFERSEPAAGLRVGRAGEETRKIAFLFTGQGAQYAGMGRGLYDTQPVFRRALDQCAEILRPHLDRPLLSVLYPAPDESSPIDETGYAQPALFALEYALAALWQSWGIEPDAVMGHSVGEYVAACVAGVYGLEDGLRLVAERARLMQALPRDGMMALVAAANPVVQAAIAEQGGAADIAAINGPQHTVISGDTRSVGAVLERLEADFVYTEALRVSHAFHSRLMDPMLDAFERFARGVRFGTPRIPLFSNLTGAPLSKDGPLDAAYLRRHVRSPVLFQRGIEAMREARYSVFLEIGPHDVLCQLGKKCLPQAPSTWLPSLRRKSDDWQALLGSAAALHADGFDIDGDGFDRGYHRRRIALPTYPFERKRCWLESSEINSPYRTEGSP, encoded by the coding sequence ATGGGTGGGCAGGTCGAGAGCACGGACGCTCTGCTGCGGCGGGCGCTCGTCGAGCTGAAGGAGATGCGCGCCAGGCTCAAGGCTGCGGAGCAGGCGCGGACCGAGCCGATCGCCGTCATCGGCATCGGCTGCCGCTTCCCGGGCGGCGCGAACGATCCGGCGGGCTTCTGGTCCCGGCTGCGGGACGGTGTCGACGCGGTCACCGAGGTGCCTCCCGACCGCTGGGACGTCGACGCCTTCTACGACCCCGACGCCGGGGCTGCTGGCAAGGCCAACACCCGGTGGGGGGCGTTCCTCGAGGGTGTCGACCAGTTCGACCCGAGCTTCTTCGGCCTCTCGCGTCGCGAGGCCGCCGCCATGGATCCGCAGCAGCGGCTGCTGCTCGAGGTCTGCTGGGAGGCCTTCGAGAACGCCGGCCTGCGACCCGAGCGCGTGGCGGGAACGCAGACCGGCGTCTTCCTGGGCCTGTGCAACAGCGATTATTTCAGGCTCCTGCGCGATCCGCCGGCGCGCGGGGGCACGGGCATCGCGAACAGCATTGCGGCCAATCGGATCTCGTACTTCTTCAATCTGCGGGGGCCGAGCCTGGTCGTCGATACCGCGTGCTCGTCCTCGCTCGTCGCCGTCGATCTGGCCTGTGAGAGCCTGCGCGGCGGCGGCTCGAGCCTCGCGGTGGCGGGGGGCGTCAACGTCATCCTGTCACCCGACCTCATCATTTCTTTTTCGCACGCGGGGATGATGGCGCCGGACGGGCGCTGCAAGACCTTCGATGCGCGCGGGGACGGCTATGTCCGCGGCGAGGGCTGCGGCGTCGTGATCTTGAAGCGGCTCTCCGATGCGCTTGCGGATGGCGACAACGTGCTGGCCCTTATCCGGGGATCGGCGACCAACCAAGACGGCCGCAGCAACGGGCTCACGGCGCCCAGCGTGGTCGCGCAGGCGGCGCTCATTCGCAGCGCCCTCGACAAGGCCCGCGTCTCGCCGCGGCAGATCTCGCTCATCGAGGCCCACGGCACGGGCACGTCCCTCGGCGATCCGATCGAGGTCGAGGCCCTCAAAGCGACGTACGGCGAGGCCGGCTCCACGGGCAAGGGATGCGTGCTCGGATCGGTGAAGACGAACATTGGCCACCTCGAGTCGGCCGCTGGCATCGCGGGGCTCATCAAGGCCGTGCTCTGCCTGCAGCACGAGGCAATCCCGCCGCACCTCCACTTCCAGTCCCTCAACCCGAACATCTCGCTCGACGGAACCCCGTTCCAGATCACGACCGAGCTGCTTCCGTGGCCCCGGGGTGAGGAGCGGCGGCTCGCTGCCGTGAGCTCCTTCGGGTTTGGAGGGACCAACGCCCACATGATTCTCGAGGAGGCGCCCTTGCCGCCCGCGCGCCCCACCAACGCGATCGAGCGCCCGGCGCATCTCTTCATGATCTCGGCGCGGAGCGAGGCGGCCTTGCGAGCGCTCGCCAGCCGGTATGCTCAGCGCATCACGGCCGATGAGCACCTCGCGGATGTCTGCTACACGGCCAATACTGGCCGAGCCTCATTCGCGCACCGCCTCGCCGCGGTGGCCGACGCGAGCGCTACGCTGAAGGACCAGCTCGAGCGCTTCGAGCGATCGGAGCCCGCCGCGGGTCTGCGCGTCGGCCGCGCGGGCGAGGAGACGCGCAAGATCGCCTTTCTCTTCACCGGGCAGGGCGCCCAGTACGCCGGCATGGGCCGGGGGCTCTACGACACGCAGCCCGTTTTCCGCCGCGCGCTCGATCAATGCGCCGAGATCCTCCGCCCTCACCTCGATCGGCCGCTCCTGTCCGTCCTCTACCCGGCGCCGGACGAAAGCTCGCCGATCGACGAGACAGGGTATGCGCAGCCAGCCCTGTTCGCGCTCGAATACGCACTCGCTGCCCTCTGGCAATCGTGGGGTATCGAGCCCGACGCGGTGATGGGTCATAGCGTCGGCGAGTACGTGGCTGCGTGCGTGGCCGGGGTTTATGGCCTGGAGGACGGGCTGCGCCTCGTCGCCGAGCGCGCGCGGCTCATGCAGGCGCTGCCCCGCGACGGAATGATGGCGCTCGTCGCCGCAGCGAATCCCGTCGTCCAGGCGGCCATCGCGGAGCAGGGCGGCGCCGCGGATATTGCGGCCATCAATGGGCCTCAGCACACCGTCATCTCCGGCGACACGAGGAGCGTGGGCGCCGTGCTGGAGCGGCTCGAGGCGGATTTCGTTTATACCGAGGCGCTCCGGGTCTCGCACGCCTTCCACTCCCGGCTCATGGATCCCATGCTCGACGCGTTCGAGCGATTCGCGCGCGGCGTCCGCTTCGGCACCCCGCGCATTCCCTTGTTCTCGAACCTGACCGGGGCGCCGCTGTCGAAAGACGGGCCGCTCGACGCCGCCTACCTGCGCCGCCACGTCCGCAGCCCCGTGCTCTTCCAGCGCGGGATCGAGGCCATGCGGGAAGCGAGATACTCCGTCTTCCTCGAGATCGGTCCCCATGACGTGCTCTGCCAGCTCGGCAAGAAATGCTTGCCCCAGGCGCCCTCCACGTGGCTGCCCTCGCTCCGGCGCAAGAGCGATGACTGGCAAGCCCTTCTGGGCAGCGCCGCGGCGCTCCATGCGGACGGCTTCGACATCGACGGGGACGGCTTCGATCGGGGCTACCACCGCCGCCGGATCGCGCTGCCGACCTATCCATTCGAGCGCAAGCGCTGCTGGCTGGAGTCGTCGGAGATCAATTCCCCCTATCGCACGGAAGGATCGCCCTGA
- a CDS encoding type I polyketide synthase has protein sequence MSGAAGRNDYRALLENAFLELREMRARLEAVEGERTEPIAIIGMGCRFPGGADDPEAFWRLLENGVDAITEVPPDRWSAEAHYDADPSAPGKMSCRWGGFLRDVHGFDPYFFNLSPREAASADPQQRLFLEVAWEALESAGQRPELLAGKPVGVFAGVYNSDYSWQSYASPARIDGYTGTGTVHSFVPGRLSYLLDLRGPSVAVDTVCSSSLVAVHLACQSLRARDCDVALAGGVNLILSPASSVMVSKLQALSPDGRCRTFDAQANGFVRGEGCGVIVLKRLSDALAHGDPVLAIVRGSAVNQDGRSAWMTAPNMLSQQAVLREALRNADVLASEVSYVEAHGTGTPLGDPIELEALKEVLGDPDPEGLTCALGSVKTNIGHLEAAAGIAGLIKVVLSMQHGQIPPHLHFKQLNPRVQLDGKRFSIPTEPRPWPAGDAPRYAGVSSFGLSGTNAHVIVAEPPPQNAPEAAPAHANEAEAHVLPLSARNPGSLAALARSYAASLADAGALGSASLADICYTASVRRTHHEHRMTVVARSKEELAERLAAVSRGEPTAGVVAARRVSESRRRVVFVFPGQGSQWAGMGRALLQSSPVFREAMEWCAEAMRPHVGWALLDVLTQEGGRAALENIDVIQPALFAMEVSLAALWRSWGVECDAVVGHSMGEVAAAHVAGALSLEDAARIICQRSRLLRRMSGQGAMALVELSPEEAEAAIGARASRVSVAASNSPRSTVIAGDRAAIEEILAPLERRGVFCRWVKVDVASHSPQMDALLGELRQTLRGLAPRPARVPVYSTVTGEVSDGSDFDADYWARNLRAPVRFSTAVQKLLESGQDIFVEISPHPILLPSIEETFRHAGREGAALPSLRSEGGERDAMLNSLGALYALGYPVTWDKLFPAGGRVVQLPAYPWQRERLCLEPAAQASSMVDAEAAARHPLLHRHLTPSIEPGSHLWEARLGVDGPAYLNDHRVQGRAVMPAAGYLEMALAAAAEALGRAPRRLEQVAFERALFLPEQGRVTVQLALAADTPEAGSFRILGHEPGAEGAGASAWTLHARGVVRASPSAEPEGTRLALAEIQARCGEASAGAAHYEAMKARGLEYGPAFQGVERIWRRDGEALGQIHAATASRAADPHVIHPALLDACFQVLAAALPLRGEGLAEGDTFLPIALRSLRLHDHAGSAVFCHARIEAEGAGDGVTFEGDLRVIDDAGQTVLEVQGMRVQRVGQAARGAHARRIEDWLHDVQWRPQELRPRAPSDAREAGRWLVLADRGGVGEALAAQLEARGGQCIVVAAEGEGEMTTAGRRLSPTRPEDIHRLLGEVHGADRPLDGVLHLWALDAPPPEDTSLASLERAQELGTTAVLHLVQSLARVGRRDAPRLWLVTRAAQAVGAEPGPISVAQSLLWGLGATIAHEHPELHCTCVDVDRDPTDGLLGALAEEIVADADEAQVALRPSGRYVARLVRQAAATSAAGTTTAPLAPAGDRPFCLVTERPGTLDALRLRAIERRAPGRGEIEIQVRAAGLNFLDVLLALGVIPDDAPERSDLRLGGECAGTIVAMGEGVEGLEVGQDVVAIAQGSFGPFVTTSALLAAPKPSYLSFEQAAGIPIAFVTAYRALHDVARLGRGERILVHAAAGGVGLAAIQLARRAGAEVFATAGSPDKRAHLRALGIDHVMSSRSLDFAEEIRTATGGEGVDVVLNSLSGPFIPASLDLLGEHGRFIELGKRDYYEDRRLGLRPFLRNLSFSLVDLRAMIRRRPAMVRALLGEIMRLFEARALEPIPHRAFSIAQCADAFRYMAGAEHIGKVVVTLEGKQAALIAPASERAADFRADATYLLTGGLGGVGLEVARWMVEQGARHLVLVGRSEPSEAAREALSAMEAAGARVMVAKADVADAGALRGVLDAIDRDMPRLAGVFHGAAVLDDGTLLRLSPERVRQVLAPKVDGAWNLHALTRGRQLDFFVLFSSAASVLGSPGQASYAAANAFLDALAHHRRATGLEALSVNWGAWAEVGLAAASAHRGERLGARGIASMTPSEALEALGRALRARRAQIGVMPFDLRQWGQFYPSVAAAPFFSELRAQVGARGGDGRGEVRRALLDAEVAERRARLEAHIREEITRVLRVPLSRVERSTPLRALGLDSLMAIELRNRLEAALDLTLPATLVWGHPTVEELAPELARRMDLPLEREPSAPLAPTDAAPQHTVADEVEALSRDELVAALALELEAIEQERP, from the coding sequence GTGAGCGGAGCTGCCGGACGGAACGATTACCGAGCGCTTCTCGAGAATGCCTTCCTCGAGCTGAGGGAGATGCGCGCCCGGCTCGAGGCCGTGGAGGGGGAGCGCACCGAGCCCATCGCGATCATCGGAATGGGCTGCCGGTTCCCCGGCGGCGCCGACGACCCCGAGGCATTCTGGAGGCTGCTCGAGAACGGAGTGGACGCCATCACGGAGGTCCCGCCCGACCGCTGGAGCGCCGAGGCCCATTACGACGCCGATCCCTCCGCGCCCGGGAAGATGAGCTGCCGCTGGGGCGGCTTCCTGCGCGATGTCCACGGCTTCGATCCCTATTTTTTCAACCTCTCGCCGCGCGAGGCGGCGAGCGCCGATCCGCAGCAACGGCTCTTCCTCGAGGTCGCCTGGGAGGCGCTGGAGAGCGCTGGCCAGCGGCCCGAGCTGCTGGCCGGCAAGCCCGTCGGCGTCTTCGCGGGCGTCTACAACAGCGATTATTCATGGCAATCGTACGCGAGCCCCGCGCGCATCGATGGGTACACCGGCACGGGCACGGTGCACAGCTTCGTTCCGGGGCGGCTTTCGTACCTGCTCGATCTGCGCGGCCCGAGCGTCGCGGTCGATACGGTCTGCTCGTCGTCCCTGGTCGCCGTCCACTTGGCCTGCCAGAGCCTGCGCGCGCGCGATTGCGACGTGGCCCTCGCCGGAGGGGTGAACCTCATCCTCTCCCCGGCGTCCTCCGTCATGGTCTCCAAGCTGCAAGCGCTCTCCCCGGACGGCCGCTGCAGGACGTTCGACGCGCAGGCCAATGGATTCGTTCGCGGCGAGGGCTGCGGTGTGATCGTCCTCAAGCGCCTGTCGGATGCGCTCGCGCACGGCGATCCGGTGCTGGCGATCGTCCGCGGCTCCGCGGTCAACCAGGACGGCCGCTCCGCCTGGATGACCGCGCCGAACATGCTGTCCCAGCAAGCCGTCCTCCGCGAGGCGCTCCGCAACGCGGATGTGCTGGCCTCGGAGGTGAGCTACGTCGAGGCGCACGGGACGGGCACGCCGCTCGGAGATCCGATCGAGCTGGAGGCGCTGAAGGAGGTGCTCGGCGATCCCGATCCCGAGGGGCTCACGTGCGCGCTCGGCTCCGTCAAGACGAACATCGGCCACCTCGAGGCCGCTGCAGGGATCGCGGGGCTCATCAAGGTGGTGCTGTCGATGCAGCACGGCCAGATCCCGCCGCACCTGCACTTCAAGCAGCTCAACCCCCGCGTTCAGCTCGACGGCAAGCGGTTCTCGATCCCGACCGAGCCGAGGCCGTGGCCCGCCGGTGACGCGCCGCGATACGCCGGGGTGAGCTCGTTCGGGCTCAGCGGGACGAACGCCCACGTCATCGTCGCCGAGCCTCCCCCGCAAAACGCCCCGGAAGCGGCGCCCGCGCATGCGAACGAGGCCGAGGCGCACGTGCTGCCGCTGTCGGCGCGAAACCCGGGGTCGCTCGCGGCGCTCGCGCGATCCTATGCGGCGTCGCTCGCCGACGCAGGCGCGCTCGGCTCGGCGTCGCTCGCGGACATCTGCTACACGGCCAGCGTCCGGCGCACCCACCACGAGCACCGCATGACGGTGGTCGCCCGCTCCAAGGAGGAGCTCGCCGAGCGGCTCGCAGCCGTCTCGCGCGGCGAGCCGACGGCAGGCGTCGTCGCAGCCCGGCGGGTGTCGGAGTCGCGGAGGCGGGTGGTCTTCGTGTTCCCGGGCCAGGGCTCGCAATGGGCCGGGATGGGGCGCGCGCTCCTGCAAAGCTCCCCGGTCTTTCGAGAGGCCATGGAGTGGTGCGCAGAAGCGATGCGGCCCCACGTGGGCTGGGCGCTGCTCGACGTGCTCACGCAGGAGGGCGGACGCGCGGCGCTCGAGAACATCGACGTCATTCAGCCTGCGCTCTTCGCGATGGAGGTGTCACTCGCGGCGCTCTGGCGCTCGTGGGGGGTCGAATGCGATGCCGTCGTCGGGCACAGCATGGGGGAGGTCGCTGCGGCGCACGTCGCCGGCGCCCTGAGCCTCGAGGACGCGGCGAGGATCATCTGCCAGAGAAGCCGGCTGCTGCGCCGGATGAGCGGCCAGGGCGCGATGGCGCTGGTGGAGCTGTCGCCTGAGGAGGCGGAGGCGGCCATCGGCGCCCGCGCGTCGCGCGTGTCGGTCGCGGCGAGCAACAGCCCCCGGTCGACCGTGATCGCGGGGGACCGGGCCGCGATCGAGGAGATCCTGGCGCCGCTCGAGCGCAGGGGCGTCTTTTGCCGGTGGGTCAAGGTCGACGTCGCGTCGCACAGCCCCCAGATGGATGCGCTGCTCGGCGAGCTGCGGCAGACGTTGCGGGGGCTCGCGCCGCGTCCGGCGCGGGTGCCCGTCTACTCGACCGTGACGGGCGAGGTCAGCGACGGGTCGGATTTCGATGCCGACTACTGGGCACGAAACCTCCGGGCGCCCGTGCGGTTCTCGACGGCGGTGCAGAAGCTGCTGGAGAGCGGGCAAGACATCTTCGTCGAGATCAGCCCGCACCCGATCCTGCTGCCGTCGATCGAGGAGACCTTCCGCCATGCAGGGCGCGAGGGAGCGGCGCTGCCGTCGTTGCGGTCGGAGGGGGGCGAGCGCGATGCGATGCTGAATTCGCTCGGCGCGCTGTACGCGCTCGGATACCCGGTCACGTGGGACAAACTCTTTCCTGCGGGAGGGCGTGTCGTCCAGCTCCCGGCGTACCCCTGGCAGCGCGAGCGCTTGTGCCTCGAGCCTGCTGCCCAGGCGTCCTCCATGGTCGACGCGGAGGCCGCGGCGCGCCACCCGCTGCTCCACCGGCACCTCACGCCGTCGATCGAGCCGGGCAGCCACCTCTGGGAGGCGCGGCTGGGGGTCGACGGGCCCGCCTACCTGAACGATCACCGCGTCCAGGGAAGGGCCGTCATGCCGGCGGCCGGCTACCTGGAGATGGCCCTCGCCGCCGCGGCCGAGGCCCTCGGTCGAGCGCCTCGGCGCCTCGAGCAGGTGGCGTTCGAGCGCGCCCTCTTCCTGCCGGAGCAGGGGCGCGTGACCGTCCAGCTCGCGCTCGCAGCCGACACGCCCGAGGCTGGCTCGTTCCGGATCCTGGGCCACGAACCTGGCGCCGAGGGAGCAGGGGCGTCCGCCTGGACGCTCCACGCGCGTGGCGTCGTCCGAGCGAGCCCGAGCGCCGAGCCGGAGGGGACGCGGCTCGCGCTCGCCGAGATCCAGGCCCGGTGTGGTGAGGCGAGCGCAGGCGCGGCCCATTACGAGGCCATGAAGGCCCGCGGCCTGGAGTACGGGCCGGCGTTCCAGGGCGTCGAGCGGATCTGGCGGCGCGATGGCGAAGCGCTGGGCCAGATCCACGCCGCCACAGCGTCGCGCGCGGCGGACCCCCACGTGATTCACCCCGCGCTGCTGGACGCCTGCTTCCAGGTCCTCGCGGCCGCTTTGCCGCTGCGTGGCGAGGGCCTCGCGGAGGGGGACACGTTCCTGCCGATCGCCCTGCGTAGCCTGCGCCTGCACGATCACGCGGGCTCCGCCGTCTTCTGCCACGCGCGCATCGAGGCGGAGGGCGCGGGGGACGGGGTTACCTTCGAGGGTGACCTTCGGGTGATCGACGACGCGGGACAGACGGTGCTGGAGGTGCAGGGCATGCGCGTTCAGCGGGTGGGCCAGGCCGCTCGGGGCGCGCATGCGCGGCGGATCGAGGACTGGCTGCACGATGTGCAGTGGCGCCCGCAAGAGCTCCGGCCTCGGGCCCCGTCCGATGCGCGCGAGGCGGGGCGCTGGTTGGTGCTCGCCGACAGGGGCGGGGTCGGAGAGGCGCTCGCCGCGCAGCTCGAGGCTCGGGGAGGGCAATGCATCGTTGTCGCCGCCGAGGGCGAGGGCGAGATGACCACGGCGGGCCGCCGCCTGAGCCCGACCCGCCCCGAGGACATTCACCGCCTGCTCGGGGAGGTCCACGGCGCCGATCGCCCGCTCGACGGCGTTCTTCACCTGTGGGCGCTCGACGCGCCGCCCCCCGAGGACACGTCGCTCGCGTCGCTCGAGCGCGCGCAGGAGCTTGGGACCACCGCCGTGCTCCACCTCGTCCAGAGCCTGGCGCGCGTGGGACGGCGAGACGCTCCGCGGCTGTGGCTCGTGACCCGCGCCGCGCAGGCCGTCGGCGCCGAGCCGGGCCCCATCTCCGTCGCCCAATCGCTGCTCTGGGGCCTCGGCGCGACCATCGCGCACGAGCACCCCGAGCTGCATTGCACCTGTGTCGATGTGGACCGGGATCCGACCGACGGTCTGCTCGGAGCGCTCGCCGAGGAGATCGTCGCAGACGCCGACGAGGCGCAGGTCGCGCTGCGGCCGAGCGGGAGGTATGTCGCGCGGCTCGTCCGGCAGGCGGCGGCGACCAGCGCTGCGGGGACGACGACGGCCCCCCTGGCCCCCGCCGGGGATCGTCCCTTCTGCCTCGTGACGGAGCGCCCAGGCACCCTGGACGCGCTGCGGCTGCGGGCGATCGAACGCCGGGCGCCGGGGCGCGGGGAGATCGAGATCCAGGTGCGCGCGGCGGGGCTCAACTTCCTGGACGTCCTGCTCGCGCTCGGGGTGATCCCGGACGACGCCCCGGAGCGCTCGGACCTGCGCCTCGGCGGCGAGTGCGCCGGGACGATCGTCGCGATGGGAGAGGGGGTCGAGGGTCTCGAGGTCGGGCAGGACGTCGTGGCCATCGCGCAGGGCAGCTTCGGGCCCTTCGTCACGACGTCGGCCCTCCTCGCGGCGCCCAAGCCCTCCTACCTGTCCTTCGAGCAGGCCGCCGGGATCCCCATCGCGTTCGTCACGGCCTACCGAGCCCTCCACGACGTTGCCCGGCTCGGGCGGGGGGAACGGATCCTCGTTCATGCGGCCGCTGGCGGCGTGGGGCTCGCGGCGATCCAGCTCGCCCGCCGTGCCGGCGCGGAGGTCTTCGCCACGGCGGGTAGCCCAGACAAACGCGCCCACCTGCGCGCGCTGGGCATTGATCACGTGATGAGCTCCCGCTCGCTCGACTTTGCGGAGGAGATCCGGACGGCGACGGGCGGCGAGGGCGTCGACGTCGTCTTGAACTCGCTGTCCGGCCCGTTCATCCCCGCCAGCCTGGATCTCCTCGGCGAGCACGGCCGGTTCATCGAGCTCGGCAAGAGGGACTACTACGAAGATCGCCGGCTCGGCCTTCGCCCCTTCCTGCGAAACCTGAGCTTCTCGCTCGTCGACCTGCGCGCGATGATCCGGCGGCGCCCGGCGATGGTCCGCGCCTTGCTCGGCGAGATCATGCGCCTGTTCGAGGCCCGCGCGCTCGAGCCCATCCCGCACCGCGCATTCTCGATCGCGCAATGCGCGGATGCATTCCGCTACATGGCGGGCGCCGAGCACATCGGCAAGGTGGTCGTGACCCTGGAGGGCAAGCAGGCCGCGCTCATTGCGCCAGCGTCGGAGAGGGCGGCGGATTTCCGCGCCGATGCCACCTATCTCCTCACCGGCGGGCTCGGCGGCGTTGGCCTCGAGGTCGCCCGCTGGATGGTCGAGCAGGGCGCGAGGCACCTCGTCCTCGTGGGCAGGAGCGAGCCGTCCGAGGCGGCCCGCGAGGCGCTGTCGGCCATGGAGGCGGCGGGCGCGAGGGTGATGGTCGCAAAGGCCGACGTCGCGGACGCGGGAGCGCTGCGTGGGGTCCTCGACGCGATCGATCGCGACATGCCGCGGCTTGCTGGCGTCTTCCACGGCGCCGCCGTGCTGGACGACGGCACGCTGCTCCGCTTGAGCCCCGAGCGCGTTCGGCAGGTGCTCGCGCCCAAGGTGGATGGCGCGTGGAACCTGCACGCGCTGACGCGCGGACGGCAGCTCGATTTCTTCGTGCTCTTCAGCTCGGCGGCATCCGTGCTCGGCTCGCCCGGTCAGGCCAGCTACGCGGCCGCCAACGCCTTTTTGGACGCCCTGGCGCACCATCGCAGGGCCACGGGCCTCGAGGCGCTGAGCGTGAACTGGGGGGCGTGGGCCGAGGTCGGGCTTGCCGCTGCGTCCGCCCATCGCGGCGAGCGCCTCGGCGCCCGTGGCATCGCCAGCATGACGCCCTCCGAGGCGCTCGAGGCGCTCGGACGAGCGCTGCGCGCCCGCCGGGCCCAGATCGGGGTAATGCCCTTCGATCTGCGCCAGTGGGGCCAGTTCTATCCCAGCGTCGCCGCGGCGCCGTTCTTCTCCGAGCTGCGCGCCCAGGTGGGCGCCCGCGGGGGGGACGGCCGTGGCGAGGTTCGTCGCGCCCTGCTCGACGCCGAGGTGGCCGAGCGCCGCGCGCGGCTCGAGGCCCACATCCGGGAGGAGATCACCCGGGTGCTGCGTGTTCCGCTCTCGCGCGTCGAGCGGAGCACGCCACTCCGGGCCCTGGGGCTCGACTCGCTCATGGCCATCGAGCTACGCAACCGGCTCGAGGCAGCGCTCGATCTGACGCTCCCGGCGACGCTCGTCTGGGGGCATCCGACGGTCGAGGAGCTCGCGCCCGAGCTGGCGCGGCGGATGGATTTGCCGCTCGAGCGCGAGCCTTCCGCGCCTCTCGCGCCCACGGACGCAGCTCCCCAGCACACCGTGGCGGACGAGGTCGAGGCGCTCTCGCGGGACGAGCTCGTCGCGGCGCTCGCCCTCGAGCTCGAGGCGATTGAACAGGAGAGGCCGTGA